In bacterium 336/3, the following proteins share a genomic window:
- a CDS encoding Na+ dependent nucleoside transporter domain-containing protein: protein MERFTGIIGIVLILGLAFLLSNNRKAINYRLVGVGLGLQVILALFILKVPFGKVIFGELGAGITKLLTFADKGADFVFGSLVNKDLMEKAFGKGNDFVFFLKVIPTIIFVAVLVNIAYHIGLMQRIVSVMAKGVHALMRVSGAEAVSNVASTFVGQVEAQIMIKPYLKGMTNSELLASMAGSMACIAGGVMAVYISFGIPAEYLLAASLMAAPGALVISKIIYPETEESQTKGVVKLEVHKSHANLVDAISGGASDGLKVGLNVIAMLIGFIALIALVDFALGAAGGLFNQELSLKIVLGWVFSGFAWTMGVPAQDIQTAGSLMGTKMVINEFVAYLDLKAIKGTLDPKTLVITSFALCGFANFSSIAIQVGGISELAPERRSDLAKLGFKALIAGTLASYLSATLAGIVM from the coding sequence ATGGAACGTTTTACAGGAATCATTGGGATTGTCCTTATTTTGGGATTAGCATTTTTATTATCAAACAACAGAAAAGCTATTAATTATAGATTGGTTGGTGTTGGATTGGGTTTACAAGTAATTCTGGCTTTGTTTATTTTAAAAGTCCCTTTTGGAAAAGTTATTTTTGGAGAGCTGGGGGCTGGTATTACCAAGCTACTTACTTTTGCAGACAAAGGTGCTGATTTTGTGTTTGGTTCTTTGGTAAACAAAGACCTCATGGAAAAAGCCTTCGGAAAAGGTAATGATTTTGTATTTTTCTTAAAAGTAATTCCTACCATCATTTTTGTAGCTGTACTTGTCAATATTGCTTATCATATTGGTTTGATGCAAAGAATTGTGTCTGTGATGGCAAAAGGTGTACATGCTCTTATGCGTGTAAGTGGTGCTGAAGCTGTATCAAATGTAGCCAGTACATTTGTGGGACAGGTCGAAGCCCAAATCATGATTAAACCCTATCTCAAAGGTATGACCAACTCAGAACTACTTGCTTCTATGGCTGGTAGCATGGCTTGCATTGCTGGTGGCGTGATGGCTGTTTATATTTCATTTGGTATTCCTGCTGAATATTTGCTTGCAGCAAGTTTGATGGCTGCACCAGGGGCTTTGGTTATTTCCAAAATCATATATCCTGAAACAGAAGAATCTCAAACCAAAGGTGTTGTAAAATTAGAAGTTCATAAAAGTCATGCTAATTTAGTTGATGCTATTTCTGGAGGGGCTAGTGATGGTTTGAAAGTTGGTTTGAATGTAATTGCTATGCTCATTGGCTTTATCGCTCTCATTGCATTGGTAGATTTTGCTTTAGGTGCTGCTGGTGGTCTTTTTAATCAAGAGTTGAGTTTAAAAATTGTTTTAGGATGGGTTTTTTCTGGTTTTGCATGGACAATGGGCGTACCCGCTCAAGATATTCAAACAGCAGGTTCTCTCATGGGTACAAAAATGGTTATCAATGAGTTTGTAGCTTATTTAGACCTGAAAGCTATTAAAGGAACTTTAGATCCCAAAACGCTAGTTATTACAAGTTTTGCTTTGTGTGGATTTGCAAATTTTAGCTCTATTGCCATTCAGGTGGGTGGTATTAGTGAGCTTGCCCCTGAAAGACGTTCTGATTTAGCTAAGTTGGGCTTCAAAGCTTTGATTGCAGGAACACTTGCCTCTTATCTTTCTGCTACTCTTGCAGGTATTGTTATGTAA
- a CDS encoding elongation factor Ts yields the protein MAITAQDVNKLRQMTGMGMMDCKQALTEADGDFDKAIEVLRKKGEKISAKRADNETKEGVVMIYTSDAQNEGIMFSFNCETESVAKNAEFNSLAERIMKEAIANKPATTETLMQLSSDGKALQEYVTDFVGKVGEKILVTAYAHLQGEKVISYLHSNNKLGVLIALDGTNGVDAVSVGKDLAMQIAAMSPIAVDREDIPQNLLDKELEIGMEQARNEGKPENMLEKIGQGKVTKFVKDSTLLNQEFVKDGSKNVKQHLESISKDLKVKTFKRISVI from the coding sequence ATGGCAATTACTGCACAAGATGTGAACAAACTCCGCCAAATGACTGGCATGGGTATGATGGATTGCAAACAAGCTCTTACAGAGGCTGATGGTGATTTTGACAAAGCTATTGAAGTTTTACGTAAAAAAGGAGAGAAAATCTCTGCTAAACGTGCTGATAACGAGACAAAAGAGGGTGTAGTAATGATTTACACTTCTGATGCTCAAAACGAAGGTATTATGTTTTCTTTCAATTGCGAAACTGAATCAGTTGCTAAAAACGCTGAATTCAACAGTTTAGCAGAAAGAATTATGAAAGAAGCTATTGCAAACAAACCAGCTACTACTGAAACATTGATGCAATTAAGCTCTGATGGAAAAGCTCTTCAAGAATATGTTACCGATTTTGTAGGTAAAGTAGGTGAAAAAATATTAGTAACAGCTTATGCACACTTACAAGGAGAGAAAGTAATTTCTTACTTACATAGCAATAACAAATTAGGTGTTTTGATTGCTTTAGATGGTACAAATGGTGTAGATGCTGTAAGTGTTGGAAAAGACCTTGCTATGCAAATCGCAGCTATGAGCCCTATCGCAGTAGATAGAGAAGATATTCCTCAAAACCTTTTAGATAAAGAGTTGGAAATCGGTATGGAGCAAGCTCGTAACGAAGGAAAACCTGAAAATATGTTAGAAAAAATTGGTCAAGGTAAAGTAACTAAATTTGTAAAAGATAGCACTTTATTGAACCAAGAATTTGTAAAAGATGGTTCTAAAAATGTAAAACAACATTTAGAAAGTATCAGCAAAGATTTGAAAGTAAAAACTTTCAAAAGAATTTCTGTTATCTAA